From a region of the Methanosarcinales archaeon genome:
- a CDS encoding acetylornithine transaminase, translating into MTDQYQNIVEKDSKFVFQNYTRQPIALVRGKGSVVWDSNGKEYIDCIAGIAVNNIGHCHPAIVEAVSKQSSELIHVSNLYYNKQQSDLAAQLVPRTGMDRVFFCNSGTESIEGALKLARRATARTDFIAAEHSFHGRTMGSLSVTHKLQYRTPFEPLIKKVDFIPFNDIESLKEKISQNIAAVLLEPIQGEGGVRIPDNEYLKGVRDICDDNNTLLIFDEVQTGFGRTGRWFGWEHSGVIPDIMTLAKALAGGLPMGAMLATEEIASKMQKGDHAATFGGGPLVCAAAIASLNVIEKENLVDSSARMGGYLMDSLTNLELDNVLEIRGKGLMIGIELSIKCGPVVDYARNNGVLLNCTSESVLRFVPPLTITKEQINRVIEVVTKGIQEAE; encoded by the coding sequence ATGACTGATCAATACCAAAATATTGTTGAAAAAGATTCAAAATTTGTTTTTCAGAATTATACACGCCAGCCTATTGCATTGGTAAGAGGAAAAGGGTCTGTAGTATGGGATAGTAATGGTAAAGAATACATTGATTGTATAGCTGGAATAGCGGTTAATAACATTGGGCATTGCCATCCTGCCATTGTTGAAGCAGTTAGTAAACAGTCATCTGAATTGATACATGTATCAAATTTGTATTACAACAAGCAGCAATCAGACCTCGCAGCTCAATTGGTGCCCAGGACTGGAATGGACCGAGTATTTTTCTGCAATTCAGGGACTGAAAGCATAGAAGGAGCATTGAAACTGGCAAGACGTGCCACCGCCCGTACAGATTTTATTGCCGCTGAACACAGTTTTCATGGCAGGACCATGGGTTCATTGAGCGTGACCCATAAATTGCAATACCGCACTCCCTTTGAACCCCTGATTAAGAAGGTGGATTTTATTCCTTTTAATGATATTGAATCATTAAAAGAGAAGATTTCACAAAATATCGCCGCAGTTCTCCTTGAACCGATCCAGGGCGAAGGAGGGGTCAGAATTCCAGATAATGAATACCTAAAAGGAGTCCGGGATATCTGTGATGATAACAACACCCTCTTAATATTTGATGAGGTCCAGACAGGATTTGGCAGGACAGGCCGCTGGTTCGGTTGGGAACATTCAGGGGTTATACCTGATATTATGACTTTAGCCAAGGCATTAGCAGGTGGTCTGCCTATGGGAGCTATGTTAGCAACAGAAGAAATTGCATCAAAGATGCAAAAAGGAGATCATGCAGCCACGTTCGGCGGGGGTCCCCTGGTATGTGCTGCAGCTATCGCATCCTTGAATGTAATTGAAAAAGAGAACCTTGTTGATAGCTCAGCCAGGATGGGCGGTTATTTGATGGATTCTCTGACAAATCTAGAACTGGATAATGTCTTGGAGATACGGGGCAAAGGATTAATGATCGGCATTGAACTAAGTATCAAATGCGGGCCTGTTGTAGATTATGCCAGAAATAACGGTGTGCTGCTAAATTGTACTTCAGAATCAGTGTTAAGGTTCGTGCCGCCTTTGACGATTACCAAAGAGCAGATAAACCGTGTAATAGAAGTAGTTACGAAAGGTATTCAGGAAGCAGAATGA
- a CDS encoding histidinol-phosphate transaminase: protein MIRTKYMLNKSVMGIKEYVPGKSIEEIVESYGIKPENIIKLGSNENPLGPSQKSVEAVRAIADKINIYPSVDAAELRIALSQYVGYPADQVVMGAGMDGVVDTMMRLFIQPGTSAVITTPTFSYYEIAVRSAGGSPVFVKRQSDFSIDTKAVLSSIDENTRIIFLCSPNNPTGNTISEADVRTIVESTNTIVFLDEAYVEFARKSLTGLVAEYDNLVIGRTMSKTMGLAGLRIGYGIVPHWIYKEYMKVTTPFSISRIAVAAGLAALEDSEFTKRTIQNVQIGRKFLTEGLSNYCKVHPSEGNFIMIDVKPKKSSDVTEALLARGIIVRDCSSFKDAGENLIRITVGTPSQNKHVVSALAEILQL, encoded by the coding sequence ATGATTCGCACTAAATACATGCTGAATAAATCTGTAATGGGCATAAAAGAATATGTTCCTGGCAAATCTATTGAAGAGATAGTCGAAAGTTACGGAATAAAACCTGAGAACATTATCAAACTGGGTTCAAATGAGAATCCATTGGGCCCATCACAAAAGTCAGTAGAAGCTGTGCGGGCAATTGCAGACAAGATAAATATATATCCTTCAGTGGACGCAGCAGAACTTCGAATAGCACTATCACAATATGTAGGTTATCCTGCAGACCAGGTGGTCATGGGTGCAGGAATGGACGGTGTTGTAGACACCATGATGCGATTATTCATCCAGCCAGGTACATCTGCAGTAATTACGACTCCCACTTTCTCGTATTATGAGATCGCAGTAAGATCAGCAGGTGGTAGCCCTGTTTTTGTTAAACGACAATCAGATTTCAGTATTGATACAAAAGCCGTGCTGTCATCAATTGATGAAAATACCAGGATCATTTTTTTATGTTCGCCCAATAACCCAACCGGAAACACAATTTCTGAAGCAGATGTCAGAACCATAGTAGAATCCACCAATACTATTGTGTTCCTGGATGAAGCATACGTGGAATTCGCACGAAAAAGTCTAACAGGTCTTGTAGCAGAATACGATAATCTTGTAATTGGCCGTACAATGTCAAAGACCATGGGCCTTGCAGGTCTGAGAATTGGCTACGGTATAGTCCCTCATTGGATTTATAAAGAATATATGAAGGTCACAACTCCTTTTTCGATCAGCAGAATAGCTGTTGCAGCCGGGCTTGCAGCACTCGAAGACTCAGAATTCACAAAAAGGACAATTCAAAATGTGCAGATAGGCAGGAAATTTTTGACAGAAGGCTTATCTAATTACTGTAAAGTTCATCCTTCAGAAGGAAACTTTATCATGATCGATGTAAAACCGAAAAAAAGCAGTGATGTGACCGAAGCACTGCTCGCACGGGGGATAATTGTAAGGGATTGCTCCTCTTTCAAGGATGCAGGCGAGAACCTTATCAGGATTACGGTGGGCACTCCATCTCAGAACAAACACGTAGTAAGTGCACTTGCCGAGATATTGCAGTTATGA
- a CDS encoding adenylate kinase family protein gives MIIALTGTPGTGKTTICNSLKKQFKIIDLNRLVIENGLHLGQDEKRGSLIADLDALKEKVHAILKDETSNVVIEGHLSHYLSGYDAVIVLRTHPNVLGQRLESRGYAREKIIENIEAEALDVILIEAVELCEMVYEVETTTSTPTQASLEIQSVIQLVEAEDFGKLEKYLPGRFDWSEEVF, from the coding sequence ATGATTATTGCATTAACAGGGACACCAGGCACGGGAAAGACCACTATATGCAATTCTCTTAAAAAACAGTTTAAGATCATTGATCTGAATAGACTGGTAATAGAGAACGGACTACACCTTGGGCAAGATGAAAAGCGCGGCTCACTGATTGCTGATCTGGATGCTCTAAAAGAAAAAGTTCATGCAATACTAAAAGACGAAACCTCAAATGTAGTAATTGAAGGCCACTTATCTCATTATCTTTCAGGTTATGATGCGGTTATTGTACTCAGAACCCATCCTAACGTACTTGGTCAGCGCCTTGAGTCAAGAGGATATGCCCGGGAAAAAATAATTGAAAATATAGAAGCTGAGGCACTGGATGTGATATTGATCGAGGCTGTGGAATTATGCGAAATGGTATATGAGGTTGAAACCACCACATCGACACCAACTCAAGCAAGTCTTGAGATACAATCCGTAATACAACTGGTGGAAGCCGAAGATTTTGGAAAACTTGAAAAATATTTGCCTGGTCGATTTGATTGGAGTGAAGAGGTGTTCTGA
- a CDS encoding CDP-alcohol phosphatidyltransferase family protein, whose protein sequence is MTLNTYRPYVSFVLEPSASALARLKLTPNKVSLLSLIFATLAGLSYYYSFNNQFYLVTALVFVILNSFTDAIDGVMARKMNLQSERGDFLDHVIDRYADTFIICGIFFAGYTNWMIGVFAITGVLITSYMGTQAQAVSGKRHYGGIMGRADRLALIIIVSGINVVYSMEIYNMQLLGWLIVVIAVTSHFTALQRFVHIWVEIEGK, encoded by the coding sequence ATGACATTGAATACTTATAGACCGTATGTAAGTTTTGTACTCGAACCCTCGGCCAGTGCCCTTGCTCGATTGAAGCTGACGCCCAATAAGGTATCTTTACTGTCATTAATATTCGCAACTCTTGCAGGATTATCATATTATTATTCGTTTAATAATCAATTTTATCTAGTTACGGCCCTTGTGTTTGTTATTTTAAACTCTTTCACAGATGCCATTGATGGTGTAATGGCAAGAAAGATGAACCTGCAATCAGAGAGGGGCGATTTTCTTGACCATGTAATCGATAGATATGCTGATACTTTTATAATCTGCGGAATTTTTTTTGCAGGTTATACCAACTGGATGATAGGAGTTTTTGCTATAACAGGAGTGTTAATAACCAGTTATATGGGAACCCAGGCCCAGGCAGTAAGCGGAAAAAGGCATTATGGTGGCATTATGGGCAGAGCAGACCGCCTAGCATTAATTATCATAGTAAGTGGAATCAACGTTGTATATTCCATGGAAATATACAATATGCAGCTGTTAGGCTGGTTGATCGTTGTAATTGCTGTAACATCCCACTTTACAGCACTGCAGAGGTTTGTTCATATCTGGGTTGAGATAGAAGGTAAATAA
- a CDS encoding TATA-box-binding protein, whose product MPEPTITIQNVVASTKLADSFDLVSIEPKLEGAEYNKSKFPGMVYRVTEPKAAFLIFSSGKVVCTGAKKVEDIDVVIDNVANTFKSLGIDVYPNPEITIQNIVASADLGTNLNLNAIAVGLGFENIEYEPEQFPGLVYRIKSPKIVVLIFSSGKLVITGGKSPDDCQKGVEIVKEQLESLSLL is encoded by the coding sequence ATGCCCGAACCAACAATAACTATTCAAAACGTAGTAGCTTCTACAAAATTAGCAGACAGCTTTGATCTAGTCAGCATCGAGCCAAAACTTGAAGGTGCTGAGTATAATAAATCTAAGTTTCCGGGTATGGTCTACAGAGTAACTGAGCCAAAAGCAGCTTTTTTGATATTTTCTTCAGGTAAAGTTGTATGTACGGGTGCAAAAAAAGTGGAAGATATTGACGTAGTAATTGACAACGTAGCCAATACGTTCAAATCACTGGGCATTGATGTTTACCCTAATCCTGAGATAACCATACAGAATATAGTAGCTTCTGCAGATCTTGGTACAAACTTGAATTTAAATGCAATTGCAGTAGGTTTGGGTTTTGAGAACATCGAGTATGAACCAGAACAGTTCCCAGGTCTTGTGTACCGGATAAAATCACCAAAAATCGTGGTGTTGATATTCAGTTCCGGAAAATTGGTAATTACAGGTGGAAAGTCCCCTGATGATTGTCAAAAGGGGGTTGAAATTGTAAAGGAACAACTGGAAAGTTTATCTTTGCTGTAG
- a CDS encoding amidohydrolase family protein gives MSTEQIISGTIIYADDFEVIEGYLCIKDEKITEIGTDTAVDADMSGLIAPCFVNAHIHVGDSIFKDPPITDLDRLVKPPFGLKHQMLRWASVKDLQDAICGTLEDMIATGTCTFCDFREGGLEGTSILTDILSGFEGLTSLVLSRAEEPDNPKPGEIDRLLEVSSGIGMSGVNDASIGIIEECVKAAHSAGKMFAIHGGEKDTSDISAAIGLGPDFIVHMTHASESDIKHLSEVDIPVVICPRSNFITGVGAPNRPPIKMMLDAGLTVAVGTDNVMLNSVNMFSEMEVLSKVYGLDDRQVFKMCTLNGAKILGLDQELGSILEGKKPKLMVLDDDSPNLSNSSNLISSLVRRGRPDDIVAIIK, from the coding sequence ATGTCCACAGAACAAATTATATCAGGAACCATAATTTACGCAGATGATTTCGAAGTAATTGAGGGATATCTTTGTATTAAGGACGAAAAGATAACTGAAATCGGGACTGATACAGCAGTAGATGCTGATATGAGTGGTTTAATAGCCCCGTGTTTTGTAAACGCACACATACATGTTGGCGATTCAATCTTTAAAGACCCCCCAATAACTGACCTTGACAGGCTTGTAAAACCTCCCTTTGGCCTTAAACACCAGATGCTTCGATGGGCATCAGTAAAGGATCTTCAGGATGCGATATGTGGAACTTTGGAGGATATGATAGCTACAGGGACTTGCACTTTCTGTGATTTTCGTGAGGGGGGATTAGAAGGAACATCAATATTAACTGATATCCTGTCAGGGTTTGAAGGATTAACAAGTTTAGTCTTGAGCAGAGCAGAGGAACCAGACAACCCAAAACCCGGTGAAATTGACAGACTTCTGGAAGTCAGCAGCGGTATAGGTATGAGTGGCGTTAATGATGCTTCAATTGGTATTATTGAAGAATGTGTAAAAGCAGCACATTCAGCAGGCAAAATGTTTGCCATTCACGGTGGTGAAAAAGACACATCTGATATATCAGCAGCTATTGGCCTGGGCCCGGATTTTATTGTGCATATGACCCACGCATCAGAGTCAGATATCAAACATCTTTCTGAGGTTGATATACCTGTAGTAATATGTCCCAGATCGAATTTCATAACTGGAGTAGGTGCACCCAATCGGCCGCCCATAAAAATGATGCTGGATGCAGGATTAACTGTGGCAGTTGGGACCGATAATGTAATGTTGAACTCTGTGAACATGTTCTCAGAAATGGAGGTCCTGTCAAAAGTGTATGGGCTGGATGACAGACAGGTATTTAAGATGTGCACACTAAATGGAGCAAAAATACTTGGACTTGATCAGGAATTAGGTTCAATATTGGAGGGGAAAAAACCCAAACTCATGGTATTGGATGATGACTCTCCAAATTTGTCAAATAGCAGCAATCTTATATCCAGTCTTGTCAGAAGGGGGAGACCGGACGATATAGTAGCAATAATAAAATAA
- a CDS encoding universal stress protein, which produces MKSELFQKIVLATDGSEYSSNVVKYAIELARISEAKIYAIYVVDTGVFTSIPMDVAWTNMYELLKKEGDDATSKVESKAMAANIEVESFTVEGHPAEEIIKLAEDKSADIIVMGTLGKSGLDRFLLGSVAEKISRTSKIPVMIVRGKKPK; this is translated from the coding sequence TTGAAAAGCGAATTATTCCAAAAAATTGTTTTAGCAACCGATGGGTCTGAATATTCATCCAATGTTGTCAAATATGCCATAGAACTGGCAAGGATCTCAGAAGCAAAAATTTATGCAATTTATGTAGTTGATACGGGTGTATTCACATCCATACCCATGGATGTGGCATGGACAAATATGTACGAATTACTGAAAAAGGAAGGTGATGATGCAACCAGTAAGGTTGAATCAAAAGCCATGGCTGCCAATATCGAAGTAGAGAGTTTCACAGTGGAAGGACACCCGGCAGAAGAGATAATAAAACTTGCCGAGGACAAATCTGCTGATATCATAGTCATGGGTACTTTAGGGAAAAGCGGTCTTGACAGATTCCTTCTGGGCAGCGTGGCTGAGAAGATTTCAAGGACTTCCAAGATTCCTGTGATGATAGTAAGAGGAAAAAAACCCAAATAA
- a CDS encoding CBS domain-containing protein: MPNYTTVEDLMVRDVAYATLPGSRDEVLDILKSKHVSGVPVVKNGDLVGIVTRTDLLKNPEEEQLAILMTRDPITITPQESIVEASRVIFEHGIRRLPVVENSTLVGLITLADVVGSIANFNITEPIGNLINDQTIIIWDETPVSMVGMIMEMAEVKSAPVVNLSRELLGVIADKDLINMSVIVDSTEISDMSAGSDDDEWTWESMRDTMSLYYSVSKIRLPDAPVKEAIKLKSEPVTVVPSTTVSDCARKLKRNNIDQMPVLSPSNKLIGMVHDFDLLKAFV, from the coding sequence ATGCCCAATTATACTACAGTAGAAGACTTGATGGTTAGAGATGTAGCCTACGCAACATTACCTGGTTCCAGGGATGAAGTGCTTGATATCCTTAAAAGCAAACACGTATCCGGGGTACCAGTTGTCAAAAATGGTGATTTAGTGGGTATTGTAACAAGGACAGATCTATTAAAAAATCCAGAAGAAGAGCAACTTGCGATCTTAATGACCAGGGATCCAATAACCATTACTCCACAAGAATCTATTGTGGAAGCATCAAGGGTGATTTTTGAACATGGAATCAGGAGACTTCCCGTAGTAGAGAATAGTACACTTGTAGGACTAATCACCCTGGCAGATGTTGTTGGATCAATTGCCAATTTTAATATAACAGAACCAATTGGAAATTTAATCAATGATCAAACAATTATAATATGGGATGAAACTCCTGTTTCAATGGTGGGAATGATAATGGAAATGGCAGAGGTCAAGTCAGCACCCGTAGTAAATCTATCAAGGGAATTACTGGGCGTTATAGCTGATAAAGATCTTATCAATATGAGTGTAATTGTGGATTCAACAGAGATCTCGGATATGTCTGCCGGGTCAGATGATGATGAATGGACATGGGAGTCAATGCGAGATACCATGAGCCTTTATTATAGTGTCTCCAAGATCAGACTCCCTGATGCTCCGGTAAAAGAAGCTATAAAATTAAAAAGTGAACCTGTAACTGTTGTTCCAAGCACCACTGTCAGCGACTGTGCCAGGAAATTGAAACGGAATAACATTGACCAGATGCCTGTTCTGTCCCCCAGCAATAAACTTATTGGAATGGTACACGACTTTGACCTGCTTAAGGCATTTGTGTAA
- a CDS encoding preprotein translocase subunit Sec61beta translates to MAKKKESGSGLQSSAGLMRYYEADETAYSIDPKFVVIVGIAIGILILVFNYQFGLWP, encoded by the coding sequence ATGGCAAAAAAGAAAGAATCAGGTAGCGGACTACAATCGTCAGCTGGCCTTATGCGCTATTATGAAGCTGATGAGACCGCATATTCCATTGATCCTAAATTTGTAGTAATCGTGGGAATAGCCATTGGAATTTTGATTTTGGTATTTAATTATCAGTTCGGTCTATGGCCTTGA
- a CDS encoding XTP/dITP diphosphatase, producing MHKIYFATGNANKIREGRNILKQVGFEVEEIDCDYPELQADDLESISAYGARWCAENVNKPVMVDDSGIFIKALNGFPGPYSRYVEDHLGNQKILKLMEEEKDRTAVFRTVVGFCEPGGEPITFTGEVKGTISYKERGTNGFGYDPIFLHNGLTFGELDDKAKNQLSHRGKAMRKFVKWLQKKM from the coding sequence ATGCATAAGATATATTTTGCAACAGGAAATGCCAATAAAATCAGGGAAGGCAGAAATATTTTAAAACAGGTGGGTTTTGAAGTGGAAGAGATAGACTGTGACTATCCGGAACTGCAGGCAGATGATCTGGAGTCCATTTCTGCTTACGGGGCCAGGTGGTGTGCAGAGAATGTTAATAAACCGGTAATGGTAGATGACAGCGGTATATTTATCAAAGCTCTAAATGGTTTTCCGGGTCCATATTCCAGATATGTTGAAGACCACTTAGGCAATCAGAAAATTTTGAAATTGATGGAAGAAGAAAAAGACAGGACTGCAGTATTCAGGACTGTTGTGGGATTTTGTGAACCTGGTGGTGAACCGATCACTTTTACAGGTGAGGTCAAAGGGACTATATCGTATAAAGAACGGGGCACAAATGGATTTGGCTATGATCCTATTTTCTTACACAATGGATTAACCTTTGGAGAGCTGGATGATAAAGCGAAGAACCAGTTATCTCATAGGGGCAAAGCTATGCGAAAGTTTGTAAAATGGTTACAAAAAAAAATGTGA
- a CDS encoding Kae1-associated kinase Bud32: protein MYLAMGAEAKVELRDKMVIKKRIPKKYRLEALDNTIRRERTKAECRITSESRRNGVPTPIIFDIEDFEITMEYIDGLKVKDILTPHLSHTIGIVVGKLHSAGIIHGDLTTSNMIFYDNRIYLIDFGLAFYDNSLEARGVDVHVLFQTFESTHNDHETMITTFSDGYRTTFSDADNILQRVKEIEGRGRYA, encoded by the coding sequence ATGTATCTGGCAATGGGTGCCGAGGCCAAAGTTGAGCTCAGGGATAAAATGGTCATAAAAAAACGTATACCTAAAAAGTACCGTCTGGAAGCACTGGACAATACCATTCGTCGGGAGCGTACAAAAGCTGAATGCCGGATTACTTCAGAATCAAGGCGCAACGGTGTTCCCACTCCGATAATATTTGATATTGAAGACTTTGAAATAACAATGGAATACATTGACGGGCTCAAAGTGAAAGATATCCTGACACCCCATTTAAGTCATACCATCGGTATAGTTGTTGGTAAGCTTCATTCGGCTGGAATTATCCACGGAGATCTTACCACTTCAAATATGATCTTTTACGACAACAGGATTTATCTTATTGACTTTGGATTAGCTTTTTATGATAATTCACTGGAAGCAAGAGGCGTCGATGTCCATGTGCTTTTCCAGACCTTTGAGAGCACACATAATGATCATGAAACCATGATAACTACCTTTTCTGACGGATACCGTACAACTTTTTCAGATGCTGATAATATTCTTCAAAGGGTAAAAGAGATCGAAGGCAGGGGACGTTATGCATAA